A single region of the Plantactinospora soyae genome encodes:
- a CDS encoding alpha-N-arabinofuranosidase — protein sequence MTTAPIHAVVNLDLPGPTISRHVYGHFAEHLGRCIYDGFWVGEDSTVPNVGGIRADVVEALRAIAIPNLRWPGGCFADEYHWKDGIGPREQRPRMVNTHWGNVEENNHFGTHEFMALCELLGADPYVNGNVGSGTVREMSEWVEYLTRDGDSPMAALRKANGRDRPWRVPFWGIGNEAWGCGGNMRAEAYADLARRYATFVRDHDGNQVYRIAAGANTDDYAWTETLMKTLNCLGCSRQPKGPFQALSLHYYTHNGEGAKRGTATRFTTDDYYLTMLRARHIEELVRGHAAVMDCYDPHRAIGLVVDEWGTWWDVEEGTNPGFLHQQNTMRDALVAAVHFDVFHRFAGRVVMANIAQTVNVLQAMLLTDERTGALVRTPTYHVFAMNTGHHDARALTVHLRGDLPRVDVEGAELSVLSASASTKDDSALVSLTNLHATQAQTVVLDLRGREFTGHEAHLLTARSLTDHNSAENPDGVVPTPHTGVRTHARGLEVDLPPHAYVTVRLRLTAI from the coding sequence GTGACCACCGCGCCCATCCACGCCGTCGTCAACCTCGACCTGCCCGGCCCCACCATCAGCCGCCACGTCTACGGCCACTTCGCCGAGCACCTCGGACGGTGCATCTACGACGGGTTCTGGGTCGGCGAGGACTCCACGGTGCCGAACGTCGGCGGGATCCGCGCCGACGTCGTCGAGGCGCTACGGGCGATCGCGATCCCGAACCTGCGCTGGCCCGGCGGATGCTTCGCCGACGAGTACCACTGGAAGGACGGCATCGGCCCGCGCGAGCAGCGACCCCGGATGGTGAACACGCACTGGGGCAACGTCGAGGAGAACAACCACTTCGGCACGCACGAGTTCATGGCGCTGTGCGAACTTCTGGGCGCGGACCCGTACGTCAACGGCAACGTCGGATCCGGCACCGTCCGGGAGATGAGCGAGTGGGTCGAGTACCTGACCCGCGACGGTGACTCCCCCATGGCCGCGCTGCGCAAGGCGAACGGACGTGACCGGCCATGGCGGGTGCCGTTCTGGGGCATCGGCAACGAGGCGTGGGGCTGCGGCGGCAACATGCGCGCCGAGGCGTACGCCGACCTGGCCCGCCGGTACGCCACGTTCGTGCGCGACCACGACGGCAACCAGGTCTACCGCATCGCCGCCGGCGCCAACACCGACGACTACGCGTGGACCGAGACCCTGATGAAGACGCTGAACTGCCTGGGGTGCTCCCGCCAACCGAAGGGCCCGTTCCAGGCACTCTCGCTGCACTACTACACCCACAACGGCGAGGGCGCCAAGCGCGGAACGGCGACCCGGTTCACGACCGACGACTACTACCTCACCATGCTCCGGGCCCGACACATCGAGGAACTGGTACGCGGACACGCCGCCGTCATGGACTGTTACGACCCGCACCGGGCGATCGGGCTGGTCGTCGACGAGTGGGGCACCTGGTGGGACGTGGAGGAGGGAACCAACCCCGGCTTCCTCCACCAACAGAACACCATGCGGGACGCGCTCGTGGCCGCGGTTCACTTCGACGTCTTCCACCGTTTCGCGGGACGGGTCGTCATGGCCAACATCGCGCAGACGGTCAACGTTCTCCAGGCGATGCTGCTCACCGACGAGCGGACCGGCGCGCTCGTCCGCACTCCGACGTACCACGTGTTCGCGATGAACACCGGGCACCACGACGCGCGGGCGCTCACCGTACACCTGCGCGGTGACCTGCCCCGGGTCGATGTCGAGGGCGCCGAGCTGAGCGTGCTGTCCGCGTCGGCGTCCACCAAGGACGACTCCGCGCTGGTGTCGCTGACCAACCTGCACGCCACGCAGGCCCAGACGGTCGTCCTGGACCTGCGCGGGCGGGAGTTCACCGGCCACGAGGCGCACCTGCTCACCGCCCGGTCGCTGACCGACCACAACAGCGCCGAGAACCCCGACGGGGTCGTGCCGACACCACACACCGGTGTACGTACACACGCCCGCGGGCTCGAGGTCGACCTGCCGCCGCACGCGTACGTGACGGTACGTCTGCGGCTCACGGCGATCTGA
- a CDS encoding glycoside hydrolase family 36 protein produces MTDMKRRSVLKLALGGAGLAAVPAVTVGVGATPAAAAPNRDPDVVGVGDTSITVEFDDKLRSRVALRDVNVTRFDASEALLVGDTTIDEFTYRGHETRKTRHPRHGAGVEVIVRGDSGTGVRKTVELTSFQRLTAMIVMKVTYTNMSGADLKVTGWRSGAHELLTKPSGFYTFSGSTYEDRRDWVQPLTDGFDQKNSLGMDSSDYGGGTPMASVWRPGAGLSVGHVEPVARILRLPVRQTANGASIAVEGDATRTLKPGQRLTTDTTFLTAHSGDHFVPLQRYRDYMSDVGQRAPKTPKSAYESIWCAWGYERDFTVEQVVATLPKVREVGLKWAGLDDGWQTNEGDWDINLQKFPRGEADMRAFTKQIRDAGLRPRLWWAPLAADPESNLFKERPDMLLLDRDGKMQRVTWWNAWTLCPAYQPTVDYFVDQVRTFIRDWGYEGLKIDGQHLNGVTPCYNPAHGHARPEESTEGLAQFWKAVYDAAHKANRDAVVELCPCGTAFAFHNLPYIDQYPGSDPTSSYQVRTKGKTMKALMGQGGSYAGDHVELSDNGDDFASSYGVGAVLSTKFTYPAGPDNDTLLTSEKEALWRKWVRLYNENMLPTGEYRGELYDVGFDKPEAHVVTKGRALHYAFYADQWDGTVELRGLGRTRYRLTDPFNGVSLGTVDARHNTVRLTFDKFQLIVAEPID; encoded by the coding sequence ATGACCGACATGAAGCGGCGGAGCGTACTGAAGTTGGCACTGGGGGGCGCCGGCCTGGCCGCCGTCCCTGCCGTGACCGTGGGCGTGGGCGCCACACCCGCAGCCGCCGCACCGAACCGTGATCCCGATGTCGTCGGGGTCGGCGACACCTCGATCACCGTGGAGTTCGACGACAAACTGCGCAGCCGGGTGGCCCTGCGGGACGTCAACGTCACGCGCTTCGACGCCAGCGAAGCCCTGCTGGTGGGTGATACCACAATCGACGAGTTCACCTACCGTGGACACGAGACCCGCAAGACCAGGCACCCCCGGCATGGCGCGGGCGTCGAGGTGATCGTCCGGGGCGACTCCGGGACTGGCGTACGGAAGACGGTGGAACTGACCTCCTTCCAGCGCCTGACCGCGATGATCGTGATGAAGGTGACCTACACCAACATGTCCGGTGCCGACCTGAAGGTGACCGGATGGCGCAGCGGAGCCCACGAACTCCTCACCAAGCCCAGTGGCTTCTACACCTTTTCCGGTAGTACCTATGAGGACCGTCGCGACTGGGTGCAGCCGTTGACGGACGGGTTCGACCAGAAGAATTCGCTGGGGATGGACTCCTCCGACTACGGCGGCGGTACGCCGATGGCGAGCGTCTGGCGTCCGGGCGCGGGCCTTTCCGTCGGGCACGTCGAGCCGGTGGCGAGGATCCTTCGCCTCCCGGTTCGCCAGACGGCCAACGGAGCGAGCATCGCCGTCGAAGGCGACGCCACCCGCACCCTGAAGCCGGGCCAGCGGCTGACCACCGACACCACGTTCCTGACGGCGCACTCGGGCGACCACTTCGTGCCGCTCCAGCGTTACCGCGACTACATGAGTGACGTCGGCCAGCGTGCCCCGAAGACGCCGAAGTCGGCCTATGAATCCATCTGGTGCGCCTGGGGGTACGAGCGCGACTTCACCGTCGAGCAGGTCGTCGCGACGCTGCCCAAGGTGCGTGAGGTCGGCCTCAAGTGGGCCGGGCTCGACGACGGCTGGCAGACCAACGAGGGCGACTGGGACATCAACCTGCAGAAGTTCCCGCGGGGTGAGGCGGACATGCGAGCCTTCACCAAGCAGATCCGGGACGCCGGCCTGCGGCCGCGGCTGTGGTGGGCCCCGCTGGCGGCGGATCCCGAGAGCAACCTGTTCAAGGAACGCCCCGACATGCTTCTGCTGGACCGCGACGGCAAGATGCAGCGAGTGACCTGGTGGAACGCCTGGACGCTGTGCCCGGCGTACCAGCCCACCGTGGACTACTTCGTCGATCAGGTGAGGACGTTCATCCGTGACTGGGGCTACGAGGGACTCAAGATCGACGGTCAGCACCTGAATGGCGTCACACCCTGCTACAACCCGGCGCACGGGCACGCCCGCCCCGAGGAGTCGACCGAGGGCCTGGCGCAGTTCTGGAAGGCGGTGTACGACGCCGCACACAAGGCGAACCGCGACGCCGTCGTCGAGCTCTGCCCCTGCGGCACCGCCTTCGCCTTCCACAACCTGCCCTACATCGACCAGTACCCGGGCTCGGACCCGACCTCGTCCTACCAGGTCCGCACCAAGGGCAAGACGATGAAGGCGCTGATGGGTCAGGGCGGCAGTTACGCCGGCGACCATGTCGAACTGAGCGACAACGGCGACGACTTCGCCTCCAGCTACGGCGTGGGAGCCGTCCTGTCGACCAAGTTCACCTACCCGGCGGGCCCGGACAACGACACCCTGCTGACCTCGGAGAAGGAGGCTCTCTGGCGCAAATGGGTGCGCCTGTACAACGAGAACATGCTGCCCACCGGCGAGTACCGGGGCGAGCTGTACGACGTCGGCTTCGACAAGCCCGAGGCGCATGTCGTGACCAAGGGCAGGGCCCTGCACTACGCCTTCTACGCCGACCAATGGGACGGGACGGTCGAGTTGCGTGGTCTGGGCCGGACCAGGTACCGCTTGACCGACCCGTTCAACGGCGTCTCCCTCGGCACCGTCGACGCCAGGCACAACACGGTGAGGCTGACCTTCGACAAGTTCCAACTCATCGTGGCCGAGCCCATCGACTGA
- a CDS encoding MFS transporter, with translation MAVIPLGEIISTSLGMSRATLQVTASLSAGAYAVGTLLAAQLAMHLPPRRMLIIYEVCFFVASILAAAAPNATVFIAAFIAQGLLTSLMLIAALPPLVTSWPVSKMPISAGLLNLCIFGAVAAGPTIGALQATGGSWRWLFWGVAGIAGLALLFSVLTFRDVPPQDPSAPWDFVALGLGVIGCGAAFYGAGQLQASMSADVQSIVPLAAGAALIAFLVVYEYRLPNPLVPVKQLATSVPLAGIFAALTASAAAIGATELLLTALHTSSKPSIIAQIFIPELVAAVAVAVLFALLFRTRFTPLLTAGGLLMVVASAALLIATFPTVSPALAVATGLLGLGVAAAVSPALFLAGLSLRSKMLQRVFALIELLRAVTAFLTAPILVFLAGTLSDDQATGTRGALWICLGIAAIGFVGATALYLSGRPRLETPDLERWQGRGEPAWETPPLFSALPRKRR, from the coding sequence GTGGCCGTCATCCCGCTCGGCGAGATCATCTCCACCAGCCTCGGCATGTCCCGCGCAACGTTGCAGGTGACGGCAAGCCTGTCCGCGGGTGCGTACGCCGTCGGCACGCTGCTGGCCGCGCAGCTCGCCATGCACCTTCCGCCGCGACGCATGCTGATCATCTATGAGGTCTGTTTCTTCGTCGCATCCATCCTCGCTGCCGCGGCGCCGAACGCGACGGTGTTCATCGCGGCCTTCATCGCCCAGGGGCTGCTGACCAGCCTCATGTTGATCGCCGCGTTACCGCCGTTGGTCACCTCTTGGCCCGTCTCCAAGATGCCGATCAGTGCCGGCCTCCTGAACCTGTGCATCTTCGGCGCCGTGGCCGCCGGCCCGACCATCGGCGCGCTGCAAGCCACCGGGGGAAGCTGGCGGTGGCTGTTCTGGGGCGTGGCGGGGATAGCCGGCTTGGCGCTGCTGTTCTCCGTCCTGACCTTCCGCGACGTCCCGCCTCAAGATCCCAGCGCGCCCTGGGACTTCGTCGCGCTGGGTCTGGGTGTGATCGGCTGCGGTGCCGCGTTCTACGGCGCGGGTCAACTGCAGGCCAGCATGAGCGCCGACGTGCAGTCGATCGTTCCCCTGGCCGCCGGAGCCGCCCTGATCGCGTTCCTGGTCGTCTACGAGTACCGGCTGCCCAACCCGCTCGTACCGGTCAAGCAACTCGCCACCTCGGTTCCCCTGGCAGGGATCTTCGCCGCCCTCACCGCCAGTGCCGCCGCCATCGGCGCCACCGAACTCCTCCTGACCGCGCTGCACACCAGCAGCAAACCCAGCATCATCGCGCAAATCTTCATCCCCGAACTCGTTGCCGCCGTCGCCGTCGCCGTACTGTTCGCGCTACTGTTCCGGACCCGGTTCACCCCGCTGCTGACCGCCGGTGGCCTGCTGATGGTCGTGGCATCCGCGGCACTGTTGATAGCCACGTTCCCCACGGTCAGTCCCGCCCTCGCGGTGGCCACCGGCCTGCTCGGGCTGGGCGTGGCAGCGGCGGTATCACCGGCCCTGTTCCTGGCGGGTCTCTCCCTGCGGTCGAAGATGCTGCAGCGGGTTTTCGCCCTGATCGAGCTGCTGCGGGCCGTGACTGCCTTCCTCACCGCCCCGATCCTCGTGTTCCTCGCCGGAACCCTGAGCGATGACCAGGCAACCGGCACCCGCGGTGCGCTCTGGATCTGTCTCGGCATTGCCGCGATCGGCTTCGTCGGTGCTACCGCGCTGTACCTGTCGGGCCGGCCCCGTCTGGAAACGCCAG
- a CDS encoding class II D-tagatose-bisphosphate aldolase non-catalytic subunit, producing the protein MSELLLDLARRQPAGSAVGIPLVCSVHPLMIEAAVSQSFDDGAPQPVDATSNQVYRPVGYQGG; encoded by the coding sequence ATGAGTGAGCTTCTGCTCGATCTTGCCCGGCGCCAGCCTGCCGGGTCGGCGGTTGGTATCCCTTTGGTCTGCTCTGTGCATCCACTGATGATCGAGGCGGCGGTGTCGCAGTCCTTCGACGATGGCGCCCCGCAGCCGGTGGATGCGACGTCGAACCAGGTCTACCGGCCCGTCGGCTACCAGGGCGGGTAG
- a CDS encoding ABC transporter substrate-binding protein: MRRPLAVLTTALAVTALSLSLSACSDDDGGGGNTLSVLSWDNETTMQPVLDAFRAAHPDITLEMSYSPPVAEYIQTLQTRVLSGKAPDVFLIAAENKTNLINGKHVLDLSNEPFIKGLPEINTKTYGRDDAVYGLSVSSWGAGIMYNKDLLAKVGATEPPQTWDEFLALCARLKGAGITPFLEALDGMPTVLSAFLGAHNVAQGLQMDTRIFNGESTFAREWAEPLRQYNRIFADGLEPSSVAGLKPDQVVDEFATGRVAMFPSGPWNIASIRQKAPDLKFAMVPVPAAPGGSVFLAGAAGPGWAISAKSENVDAARTFLTFLASEQGIKPYQKASNAITVTENFEPPIDEALQPIVANVRAGRFYLPQIAWTRAEDLLNVEAVAQLQLMAQKQATPEEVAAALDRKLATS, translated from the coding sequence ATGCGACGACCCCTTGCCGTGCTGACCACCGCGCTCGCCGTGACCGCGCTGTCGCTGTCACTGTCGGCGTGCTCCGACGACGACGGCGGCGGGGGCAACACCCTGTCGGTGCTCTCCTGGGACAACGAGACCACGATGCAACCGGTGCTCGACGCCTTCCGGGCCGCGCACCCCGACATCACGCTCGAGATGTCGTACTCCCCGCCCGTCGCCGAGTACATCCAGACACTGCAGACCCGGGTGTTGTCCGGCAAGGCTCCCGACGTCTTCCTCATCGCCGCCGAGAACAAGACCAACCTCATCAACGGTAAGCACGTTCTCGACCTGTCGAACGAGCCGTTCATCAAGGGCCTACCGGAGATCAACACCAAGACGTACGGACGGGACGACGCCGTCTACGGCCTGTCGGTCAGTTCCTGGGGCGCCGGCATCATGTACAACAAGGACCTGCTGGCCAAGGTCGGCGCGACCGAGCCACCACAGACCTGGGACGAGTTCCTCGCCCTGTGCGCCCGGCTCAAGGGTGCCGGCATCACCCCGTTCCTGGAGGCGCTGGACGGCATGCCGACGGTGCTGTCGGCGTTCCTCGGTGCCCACAACGTCGCGCAGGGCCTCCAGATGGACACCAGAATCTTCAACGGGGAGTCGACGTTCGCGCGCGAGTGGGCGGAACCGCTCAGGCAGTACAACCGCATCTTCGCCGACGGTCTGGAACCGTCGTCGGTGGCCGGACTCAAGCCTGACCAGGTGGTCGACGAGTTCGCTACCGGCCGGGTCGCGATGTTCCCGTCCGGCCCGTGGAACATCGCGAGCATCCGGCAGAAGGCGCCCGACCTGAAGTTCGCGATGGTGCCCGTTCCGGCCGCGCCCGGGGGCAGCGTCTTCCTGGCCGGCGCGGCGGGCCCCGGCTGGGCGATCAGCGCCAAGTCCGAGAACGTCGACGCCGCCCGGACGTTCCTGACGTTCCTGGCCTCGGAACAGGGCATCAAGCCCTATCAGAAGGCCAGCAACGCGATCACCGTCACCGAGAACTTCGAGCCGCCGATCGACGAGGCGCTTCAGCCGATCGTGGCGAACGTACGCGCCGGCAGGTTCTACCTGCCGCAGATCGCCTGGACCCGGGCCGAGGACCTGCTGAACGTCGAGGCGGTGGCGCAGTTGCAGCTCATGGCGCAGAAGCAGGCCACACCCGAAGAGGTCGCCGCCGCCCTCGACCGCAAGCTCGCCACGTCCTGA
- a CDS encoding glycoside hydrolase family protein: MPAIPRPLYRDPVFDGAADPVLVWNRAEQAWWMVYTSRRAKAPDLPGVSWIHGTDLGVASSTDGGATWLYRGVIQGLDTEWGRHTYWAPEIVDDGTTYHMYVSTIRGVPAQWAGHERHIRHYSSPDLVTWRYHATLALSSDYVIDACVAARPGGGYRMWYKDEADRSHTWAADSDDLYAWRVRGPAVRICAHEGPNVFTLGGFHWMLVDEWHGQRVLRSDDMDSWQPQGLILDAPGRHRDDATVGLHADVVVRGDDALVFYFTHPERRPDTAPATYATRRTSIQVARVAVEDGRLVCDRDESLSAPILPPGPGDGLQ; the protein is encoded by the coding sequence GTGCCAGCCATTCCGCGCCCGCTCTACCGTGACCCCGTCTTCGATGGCGCGGCCGATCCGGTCCTGGTGTGGAACCGCGCTGAGCAGGCATGGTGGATGGTCTATACCAGCCGCCGGGCCAAGGCGCCCGATCTGCCCGGTGTGAGTTGGATCCACGGCACCGACCTCGGTGTGGCCTCGTCGACGGACGGTGGCGCGACCTGGCTCTACCGCGGCGTCATCCAGGGTCTGGACACCGAGTGGGGCCGGCACACGTACTGGGCTCCCGAGATCGTCGATGACGGCACCACCTACCACATGTACGTGTCGACCATCCGGGGCGTGCCGGCGCAGTGGGCCGGACACGAGCGGCACATCCGGCACTACTCCAGCCCGGACCTGGTGACCTGGCGCTACCACGCCACCCTCGCCCTCTCCTCGGACTACGTGATCGATGCCTGCGTCGCCGCACGGCCCGGTGGCGGCTACCGGATGTGGTACAAGGACGAGGCCGACCGTTCGCACACCTGGGCCGCGGACAGCGACGACCTGTACGCGTGGCGGGTCCGCGGGCCGGCGGTACGCATCTGCGCGCACGAGGGCCCCAACGTGTTCACCCTCGGCGGATTCCACTGGATGCTCGTCGACGAGTGGCACGGCCAGCGTGTCCTGCGATCGGACGACATGGACAGCTGGCAGCCGCAGGGGCTGATTCTCGACGCGCCGGGTCGGCACCGCGACGACGCCACCGTCGGTCTGCACGCCGACGTGGTCGTACGCGGGGACGACGCACTGGTCTTCTACTTCACGCACCCCGAGCGGCGTCCGGACACCGCGCCGGCCACGTACGCGACTCGGCGCACGTCGATCCAGGTGGCCCGGGTGGCGGTCGAAGACGGCCGGCTCGTCTGTGACCGTGACGAGTCGCTGTCGGCGCCGATCCTTCCGCCGGGTCCGGGCGATGGCCTGCAGTAA
- a CDS encoding carbohydrate ABC transporter permease — MSTLAPPGSTAAATSAVGQRRPGRRGRRDGLTAHQLFLIPVAAVFVVLFVIPLGQTAYWSFTDFSGYSTDVTFVGLKNYRLILSDASMLAGLTFTILFAIGTTLLVTVVAVPLAVALNRRFLGRNLVRSVFFFPSVPSLAILGLVWGYILSPLGSGVLNSALEKLFGAGPVPWLSDANLARGSVIAVAVWGTAGWHAVLYLAYLQSIPAEYYEVATLDGASALQQFRRITLPLLTPAIVISQFLLMTGGLKVFDLPYTLTKGGPGYATQTITQSIITSGVGQGRYGLASALAVVFTIAVAAFSIGQLLVSRRIERSVL; from the coding sequence ATGTCTACGCTCGCACCTCCCGGCTCGACGGCGGCCGCCACGTCCGCCGTGGGCCAGCGGCGTCCGGGTCGCCGCGGCAGACGGGACGGGCTCACCGCACACCAGTTGTTCCTGATCCCGGTCGCCGCGGTCTTCGTGGTCCTGTTCGTCATTCCGCTCGGCCAGACCGCCTACTGGAGCTTCACCGATTTCAGTGGCTACTCGACCGACGTCACCTTCGTCGGCCTGAAGAACTACCGGCTGATCCTCTCCGACGCCTCGATGTTGGCAGGGCTGACGTTCACGATCCTGTTCGCGATCGGCACGACCCTGCTCGTCACCGTCGTCGCGGTCCCGCTGGCCGTCGCACTCAACCGTCGCTTCCTCGGCCGCAACCTGGTCCGGTCGGTGTTCTTCTTCCCGTCGGTGCCGAGCCTGGCCATCCTGGGACTGGTCTGGGGGTACATCCTGTCCCCGCTGGGCTCCGGCGTGCTCAACTCGGCGCTGGAGAAGCTGTTCGGTGCCGGGCCGGTCCCGTGGCTGTCGGACGCCAACCTGGCACGGGGATCCGTGATCGCCGTCGCCGTCTGGGGCACCGCAGGCTGGCACGCCGTGCTGTACCTGGCCTACCTCCAGTCCATTCCGGCGGAGTACTACGAGGTCGCCACCCTGGACGGCGCCTCGGCCCTGCAGCAGTTCCGGCGGATCACGCTGCCACTGCTGACACCGGCGATCGTCATCAGTCAGTTTCTGCTCATGACCGGCGGGCTGAAGGTGTTCGACCTGCCCTACACGCTGACCAAGGGCGGGCCGGGGTACGCCACCCAGACCATCACCCAATCGATCATCACCAGTGGCGTCGGGCAGGGCCGGTACGGCCTGGCCTCGGCGCTGGCCGTCGTCTTCACGATCGCCGTCGCGGCGTTCTCCATCGGCCAACTGCTGGTGTCCCGCCGGATCGAGAGGAGTGTCCTGTGA
- a CDS encoding carbohydrate ABC transporter permease translates to MTRARRVLLSLVMIALAGVVGLPLYYIVVNTFKTQPDMTATPLGLPSPWYFGNYTEIFDRVQILRSFANTLYVTIGSVLVQLAVGAMAAYGIVMRATRFNRVVGVVLLIAFVVPTQATLIPLYRTLVEVELVDSLNGLIVMYAGGAIFSFFLIHGYMKTLPFEIVEAARIDGAGVWQIFWRIVLPLIKPILITVGVFQTMWVWNDFITPNVFISSPDKRTVVLQVYNAVGEFTTDWPAFMTLSVVALVPMVVFFVFTQRHIVNGLLSGGVKG, encoded by the coding sequence GTGACCCGCGCCCGGCGCGTACTGCTCTCGCTGGTAATGATCGCCCTCGCCGGTGTGGTCGGGCTGCCGCTGTACTACATCGTGGTCAACACGTTCAAGACACAGCCCGACATGACGGCCACACCGCTCGGGCTGCCCTCGCCGTGGTACTTCGGCAACTACACGGAGATCTTCGACCGCGTCCAGATCCTGCGCAGCTTCGCCAACACCCTCTACGTCACGATCGGGTCGGTCCTCGTGCAACTGGCGGTGGGCGCGATGGCCGCGTACGGCATCGTCATGCGCGCCACCCGGTTCAACCGGGTGGTCGGGGTGGTGCTGCTGATCGCCTTCGTGGTGCCCACCCAGGCCACCCTCATCCCGCTGTACCGCACGCTGGTCGAGGTGGAGCTGGTCGACTCGCTCAACGGCCTGATCGTCATGTACGCCGGCGGCGCCATCTTCTCGTTCTTCCTCATCCACGGGTACATGAAGACGTTGCCCTTCGAGATCGTCGAGGCGGCGCGCATCGACGGTGCGGGCGTGTGGCAGATCTTCTGGCGGATCGTCCTGCCGCTCATCAAACCCATCCTGATCACCGTCGGCGTGTTCCAGACCATGTGGGTCTGGAACGACTTCATCACGCCCAACGTGTTCATCTCCTCGCCGGACAAGCGCACCGTCGTCCTGCAGGTCTACAACGCCGTCGGCGAGTTCACGACCGACTGGCCGGCGTTCATGACGCTCTCCGTCGTCGCACTGGTCCCGATGGTCGTCTTCTTCGTCTTCACGCAGCGCCACATCGTCAACGGCCTGCTCTCCGGTGGTGTCAAGGGCTGA
- a CDS encoding LacI family DNA-binding transcriptional regulator: MATIQDVAKAAGVSPMTVSHVINDHPHVRKSTREKVLLAMAKLDYRVNVAARNLRKGRTGTIGLAVPEVNRPYYGQLAALIIAATEKYGIRVSIEQTGASRENELDALSLSRNRLYDGLILSTVGMGPKDVERLKVDYPVVILGERIFDGPVDHVAMPNVDGSRAATRHLIDRGCRRIAMLSGQVGDEVDVSSLRRSGYRLALESAGIPYDPALVHELGSSTMRAGAERIRAMRDGGADFDGVFCVTDTVAVGVLRGLADLGIRVPDEVKVIGFDNVEEGEFLVPSLSTIDPDHVMMATRAVDLLVRRIEGSTSVDGHEEFVSHFSLVARESTGG; the protein is encoded by the coding sequence GTGGCGACGATTCAGGACGTGGCGAAGGCCGCCGGGGTCTCACCGATGACCGTGTCGCACGTCATCAACGACCACCCTCACGTGCGCAAGTCGACGCGGGAAAAAGTCCTTCTCGCGATGGCCAAGCTCGACTACCGCGTCAACGTCGCGGCCCGCAATCTCCGCAAGGGCCGAACCGGCACCATCGGACTGGCCGTCCCCGAGGTCAACCGCCCCTACTACGGCCAGCTCGCGGCCCTCATCATCGCGGCCACGGAGAAGTACGGCATCAGGGTCAGCATCGAGCAGACCGGCGCCTCGCGGGAGAACGAACTCGATGCCCTGTCCCTGTCCCGCAACCGGCTCTACGACGGACTGATCCTGAGCACGGTGGGGATGGGCCCGAAGGATGTCGAACGCCTCAAGGTGGACTACCCCGTGGTCATCCTCGGCGAGCGGATCTTCGACGGTCCCGTCGACCACGTCGCCATGCCGAACGTCGATGGGTCACGAGCGGCCACTCGTCACCTGATCGACCGCGGCTGCCGGCGCATCGCGATGCTCTCCGGACAGGTCGGGGACGAGGTTGACGTGTCGAGCCTGCGGCGTTCCGGTTACCGGCTGGCACTGGAGAGCGCGGGCATTCCCTACGATCCGGCCCTCGTGCACGAACTCGGGTCGTCCACCATGAGGGCTGGCGCCGAGCGGATCCGGGCGATGCGCGACGGGGGCGCGGACTTCGACGGTGTGTTCTGCGTGACGGACACCGTGGCGGTAGGAGTGCTGCGCGGGCTGGCCGACCTGGGGATCCGGGTACCCGACGAGGTCAAGGTGATCGGCTTCGACAACGTCGAGGAGGGCGAGTTCCTCGTGCCGTCGCTGTCCACCATCGATCCGGACCACGTGATGATGGCGACCCGGGCGGTGGACCTGCTGGTCCGGCGGATCGAGGGATCCACGTCGGTTGACGGCCACGAGGAGTTCGTCAGCCACTTCTCCCTGGTGGCGAGGGAGTCGACCGGCGGCTGA